One genomic region from Hyalangium minutum encodes:
- the pilQ gene encoding type IV pilus secretin PilQ, whose translation MLGKSDVTRGKWVVAAVLSVAFAGARADGAELNTLRDLQVVPTGSGTQVVVSGTRPPTFTVFRLSGPERLVVDLSSADATAIKGHHGGTGPVTGIVASQFSDERASVGRVLVALDKASQYDVRADGNRVIISVDGAEAQVSTAAAAPLEASKPAEASKPAVEPAPAVAQAPAVEKAPVAEKAPAPVQAPTVAKAPEPAPVKASEPATPAPVVAQSAPPQAAPVVIEAGEPQDAPAQALPENVVAAEADEREVAHPAQRITAITFKKDTLAVRTDGEVARYEVLELADPPRLAVDVYGVDLSAKAPRVRGSKTLKGLRVGAHAEKVRLVLDVPGGMPAYRVDRANSGLEILLGGAVARKAPPKADESREMVAESAPLRPAPAPAEVAQASSSSLVEVKDLSFDEGEAGGRVQLKLSGPATWKVDRPDPRSAVLTLDNAKLPRKLERSLDTSALDTPVKMISAFTVPGEGNRVRVVVAADGAIEESVTQGGGSLSWHLSVQGVKTEQVAVTQRTAGFTAEAPTYASEGAPKQSRYKGKRVSFEFKDIDIQNLLRVIAEISKKNIVVADDVSGKVTIRLRNVPWDQALDLILRTKNLGKEEVGNIIRIAPLKTLEEEARLRNERIASLRKQEDLLVNLIPVNYAVAQDMSQRVKDILSERGSVTVDTRTNVLIVKDIRSHIEKVRALVRNLDTQTPQVLIESRIVEATTSFSRQLGVQWGGSGTASAATGNSTGLIFPNAVNIFGSAGGQAPAGFNDAPPFAVNLAAATGAGQGGAIGMTFGSAGGALGLQLRLSAAENEGYVKTISAPKVTTLDNNTARISQGVSIPFSQTSAQGTNTIFVEARLSLEVTPHITQDGSILMSITAQNNQPDPANTGANGQPAIQRKEAQTQVLVKDGDTTVIGGIYVRRGSTNTASVPFLGKIPVLGYFFRQNTERDDRQELLIFITPRILNRQTIAQTL comes from the coding sequence CGAGGGGCAAGTGGGTGGTCGCGGCCGTGCTGTCGGTCGCCTTTGCGGGCGCCAGGGCAGACGGCGCTGAACTCAATACGCTGCGGGACCTGCAGGTGGTCCCGACAGGGTCTGGCACCCAGGTGGTGGTCTCGGGCACTCGCCCGCCGACCTTCACCGTGTTTCGGCTCAGTGGGCCGGAGCGGTTGGTGGTGGACCTCTCGTCAGCGGATGCCACGGCCATCAAAGGCCATCATGGAGGCACCGGTCCCGTCACGGGCATCGTCGCCTCTCAGTTCTCGGACGAACGCGCGAGCGTCGGCCGGGTGCTGGTGGCCCTCGACAAGGCGTCTCAGTATGACGTCCGCGCCGACGGCAACCGGGTGATCATCTCGGTGGACGGCGCGGAGGCTCAGGTGAGCACCGCCGCGGCCGCTCCGCTCGAGGCGAGCAAGCCCGCCGAGGCGAGCAAACCCGCGGTGGAGCCGGCTCCGGCCGTCGCCCAGGCTCCCGCCGTGGAGAAGGCGCCGGTGGCCGAGAAGGCTCCTGCTCCCGTGCAGGCGCCCACCGTCGCGAAGGCTCCCGAGCCCGCGCCGGTGAAGGCCTCCGAGCCCGCGACGCCCGCGCCGGTGGTGGCGCAGTCGGCGCCGCCTCAGGCGGCTCCGGTGGTGATCGAGGCGGGTGAGCCCCAGGACGCTCCCGCCCAGGCCCTGCCCGAGAATGTCGTGGCGGCCGAGGCGGACGAGCGCGAGGTGGCGCACCCGGCTCAGCGCATCACCGCGATTACTTTCAAGAAGGACACGCTGGCTGTCCGCACGGATGGCGAGGTCGCCCGCTACGAGGTGCTCGAGCTGGCGGATCCGCCGCGCCTCGCGGTGGACGTCTACGGCGTGGACCTGTCGGCCAAGGCCCCGCGCGTCCGCGGCAGCAAGACGCTGAAGGGCCTGCGCGTGGGCGCTCACGCGGAGAAGGTGCGGCTGGTGCTCGATGTTCCGGGCGGCATGCCGGCCTACCGCGTGGACCGCGCGAACTCCGGTCTGGAGATCCTGCTGGGTGGCGCGGTGGCTCGGAAGGCTCCGCCCAAGGCGGACGAGTCCCGCGAGATGGTGGCCGAGAGCGCTCCGCTGCGCCCGGCTCCCGCTCCGGCCGAGGTGGCCCAGGCCTCTTCTTCGTCCCTGGTGGAGGTCAAGGACCTCTCCTTCGACGAGGGTGAGGCGGGCGGCCGCGTGCAGCTGAAGCTGTCCGGCCCGGCGACCTGGAAGGTGGATCGCCCGGATCCGCGCAGCGCGGTGCTGACGCTGGACAACGCCAAGCTGCCGCGCAAGCTGGAGCGCAGCCTGGACACCAGCGCGCTCGACACGCCGGTGAAGATGATCAGCGCCTTCACGGTGCCCGGTGAGGGCAACCGCGTGCGCGTGGTGGTGGCCGCCGACGGCGCCATCGAGGAGTCCGTCACGCAGGGTGGAGGCTCGCTGAGCTGGCACCTGTCCGTGCAGGGCGTGAAGACGGAGCAGGTGGCTGTTACGCAGCGCACCGCCGGCTTCACCGCCGAGGCCCCGACGTACGCCTCCGAGGGCGCGCCGAAGCAGTCCCGCTACAAGGGCAAGCGCGTGTCCTTCGAGTTCAAGGACATCGACATCCAGAACCTGCTGCGCGTCATCGCGGAGATCTCGAAGAAGAACATCGTGGTCGCCGACGACGTGTCGGGCAAGGTGACGATCCGGCTGCGCAACGTGCCCTGGGACCAGGCGCTGGACCTCATCCTGCGCACCAAGAACCTGGGCAAGGAGGAGGTGGGCAACATCATCCGCATCGCCCCGCTGAAGACGCTGGAGGAGGAGGCGCGGCTGCGCAACGAGCGCATCGCCTCGCTGCGCAAGCAGGAGGACCTGCTCGTCAACCTCATCCCAGTGAACTACGCGGTGGCGCAGGACATGTCCCAGCGCGTGAAGGACATCCTGTCGGAGCGCGGCTCGGTGACGGTGGATACCCGCACCAACGTCCTCATCGTGAAGGACATCCGCTCCCACATCGAGAAGGTGCGCGCGCTGGTGCGCAACCTGGATACGCAGACGCCGCAGGTGCTCATCGAGAGCCGCATCGTCGAGGCGACGACGTCCTTCTCCCGCCAGCTTGGCGTGCAGTGGGGCGGCAGTGGCACGGCCTCGGCGGCCACGGGCAACAGCACGGGCCTCATCTTCCCGAACGCGGTGAACATCTTCGGCTCCGCCGGTGGCCAGGCTCCCGCAGGCTTCAATGACGCGCCGCCCTTCGCCGTCAACCTGGCGGCCGCCACGGGCGCCGGACAGGGTGGTGCCATCGGTATGACGTTCGGCTCGGCTGGCGGCGCGCTGGGACTGCAGCTGCGTCTGTCCGCCGCGGAGAACGAGGGCTACGTGAAGACCATCTCCGCGCCCAAGGTCACCACGCTGGACAACAACACCGCGCGCATCAGCCAGGGCGTGTCGATTCCGTTCAGCCAGACGTCCGCCCAGGGCACGAACACCATCTTCGTCGAGGCCCGCCTGTCGCTCGAGGTGACGCCGCACATCACCCAGGACGGCAGCATCCTGATGTCCATCACGGCGCAGAACAACCAGCCGGACCCCGCGAACACGGGCGCCAACGGCCAGCCCGCCATCCAGCGCAAGGAGGCCCAGACGCAGGTGCTCGTGAAGGACGGCGACACCACTGTCATCGGCGGCATCTACGTGCGCCGCGGCAGCACCAACACCGCGTCGGTCCCGTTCCTCGGGAAGATCCCGGTGCTGGGCTACTTCTTCCGCCAGAACACCGAGCGCGATGATCGGCAGGAGCTGCTGATCTTCATCACGCCTCGTATCCTCAACCGTCAGACGATTGCGCAGACCCTGTGA
- a CDS encoding roadblock/LC7 domain-containing protein — MSFRAHLESVVNQVDGALACSVMGFDGISVETFQKDEAGELELNGAWVEYANLLTQLKNAADVLKTGAVQELSVNSEKVLTIIRMVSPEYFLVLALRAEGNYGKGRYVLRVTAPKVRAEL, encoded by the coding sequence ATGTCCTTCCGCGCACACCTGGAGTCGGTGGTCAATCAGGTCGACGGAGCCCTCGCCTGCAGCGTGATGGGCTTCGACGGCATCTCCGTGGAAACTTTTCAGAAGGACGAGGCAGGGGAGCTCGAGCTCAACGGCGCCTGGGTCGAGTATGCCAACCTGCTCACCCAGCTGAAGAACGCTGCGGATGTCCTGAAGACGGGCGCCGTGCAGGAGCTGAGTGTCAACAGCGAGAAGGTGTTGACCATCATCCGCATGGTGTCCCCGGAGTACTTCCTCGTCCTCGCCCTGAGGGCTGAGGGCAACTACGGCAAGGGCCGGTACGTGCTGCGGGTCACCGCGCCGAAGGTCCGCGCTGAACTGTAG
- the efp gene encoding elongation factor P, with amino-acid sequence MAGVIDTSDFRKGLKIEIDGEPFEILEFQHVKPGKGSAFTRTTIRSLITGRNLEPTFKSGEKVGRPDIEDKDMQFLYLQGGDYYFMDTKNYEQTFLGEKVLGEAKNFLKENINVSVLFYNGKAIGVTLPNSVDLKVTKCDPGVRGDTVSGAMKPATMETGYTVNVPLFINEGDVLKIDTRDGKYLTRVATGG; translated from the coding sequence ATGGCCGGTGTCATTGATACCTCCGATTTCCGCAAGGGACTCAAGATCGAGATCGACGGGGAGCCGTTCGAGATCCTCGAGTTCCAGCACGTGAAGCCCGGCAAGGGCTCCGCGTTCACGCGGACCACCATCCGCAGCTTGATCACCGGCCGCAACCTCGAGCCCACGTTCAAGTCGGGCGAGAAGGTGGGCAGGCCTGACATCGAGGACAAGGACATGCAGTTCTTGTATCTCCAGGGCGGCGACTATTACTTCATGGACACGAAGAACTACGAGCAGACCTTCCTTGGTGAGAAGGTGCTCGGAGAGGCCAAGAACTTCCTCAAGGAGAACATCAACGTTTCGGTGCTCTTCTACAACGGCAAGGCCATTGGCGTGACGCTGCCCAACTCGGTGGACCTCAAGGTCACCAAGTGCGATCCGGGCGTGCGTGGCGACACCGTGTCCGGCGCGATGAAGCCCGCGACGATGGAGACCGGCTACACCGTCAACGTCCCGCTCTTCATCAACGAGGGGGATGTGCTGAAGATCGATACGCGCGACGGCAAGTATCTCACGCGCGTGGCCACCGGGGGCTAG